A segment of the bacterium genome:
GACATAGCCACCGGACAGGACCCCGACCGGAAGCATCTTGGCGGGGGCCTCTTCGGCAAGGAGGAGTGACGATGGCAAAGGCAAGGAGCAAGACCCCGGCGGCGAAGACCGCGCCGGCCAAGGCGTCCGCGGCCGAGAAGACGAAGGCTGTTGCGCGGCCGGCGGGCATCCGCAAGAAGTACCTCAAGGCACGCCCGGCGTGCCAGGTGACGTTCGTGCTGCCGAAGGACGCGGCGCCGGACGCCGAATCGGTCTGCGTTCTCGGGGAGTTCAACGACTGGTCCCAGGACGCGAACCCGCTCAGGAGGCTCAAGGACGGCGACTTCACGGTCACGCTCGAGCTGGAGACGGGCCGCTCCTACCGCTTCCGCTACGTCATCGACGGCTGGAAATACGAGAACGACTGGTACGCCGACCGGTACGAGCCCAACCCTTACGGCGGCGAAGACTCAGTAGTCGACGTGTAGTCGGGGGCCGA
Coding sequences within it:
- a CDS encoding isoamylase early set domain-containing protein, whose protein sequence is MAKARSKTPAAKTAPAKASAAEKTKAVARPAGIRKKYLKARPACQVTFVLPKDAAPDAESVCVLGEFNDWSQDANPLRRLKDGDFTVTLELETGRSYRFRYVIDGWKYENDWYADRYEPNPYGGEDSVVDV